In Kitasatospora sp. NA04385, a single genomic region encodes these proteins:
- a CDS encoding polysaccharide deacetylase family protein codes for MRITTLAPRPLIAALAVAATAAAALTATALDPAPARAAGCTGYVGLTFDDGPSNDHTPALLSALQHNGLRGTVFNEGQYAAAYPAQVRAELAAGMWIGNHSYTHPHLVQQSQAQIDSEVGTTQSAIANAGGGTPKLFRPPYGETNATLKSVEAKYGLTEVIWDVDSQDWNGASTAAIVQAVGRLGNGQVILMHEWPANTLAAIPQIAQNLAARGLCAGMISPQTGRAVAPTDNGGGTGGGTGGGTGGGTGGGTGGTGGGSCTAALSAGSSWSDRYNLNVTVSGANSWKVTVKVPSPEKVSSTWNATTSYPDAQTLVATPNGSGNTWGMTIMKNGSTTWPTATCTTG; via the coding sequence ATGCGCATCACCACGCTCGCGCCGCGCCCGCTGATCGCGGCCCTGGCCGTCGCCGCCACCGCGGCCGCCGCACTGACCGCCACCGCACTCGACCCCGCCCCCGCCCGGGCCGCCGGCTGCACCGGCTACGTCGGACTCACCTTCGACGACGGCCCCTCCAACGACCACACCCCCGCCCTGCTGAGCGCCCTCCAGCACAACGGCCTGCGGGGCACCGTGTTCAACGAGGGCCAGTACGCCGCCGCGTACCCCGCCCAGGTCAGGGCCGAGCTCGCCGCCGGCATGTGGATCGGCAACCACAGCTACACCCACCCGCACCTGGTCCAGCAGAGCCAGGCGCAGATCGACTCCGAGGTCGGCACCACCCAGTCCGCCATCGCCAACGCGGGCGGCGGCACCCCGAAGCTGTTCCGCCCGCCGTACGGCGAGACCAACGCGACGCTGAAGTCCGTCGAGGCCAAGTACGGCCTGACCGAGGTGATCTGGGACGTCGACTCGCAGGACTGGAACGGCGCGAGCACCGCCGCGATCGTCCAGGCCGTCGGCCGCCTGGGCAACGGCCAGGTGATCCTGATGCACGAGTGGCCCGCCAACACCCTCGCCGCCATCCCGCAGATCGCCCAGAACCTGGCCGCCCGCGGCCTGTGCGCCGGCATGATCTCCCCGCAGACCGGCCGCGCCGTCGCCCCGACCGACAACGGCGGCGGCACGGGCGGCGGTACGGGCGGCGGCACCGGTGGCGGCACGGGCGGTGGCACGGGCGGTACGGGTGGCGGGAGTTGCACCGCGGCGCTCTCCGCCGGCAGCTCCTGGAGCGACCGCTACAACCTCAACGTCACGGTCTCCGGCGCCAACAGCTGGAAGGTCACCGTCAAGGTGCCCAGCCCCGAGAAGGTCAGCTCCACCTGGAACGCCACCACCAGCTACCCCGACGCCCAGACCCTCGTCGCCACCCCCAACGGCTCCGGCAACACCTGGGGCATGACCATCATGAAGAACGGCTCCACCACCTGGCCCACCGCCACCTGCACCACCGGCTGA